A part of Panthera uncia isolate 11264 unplaced genomic scaffold, Puncia_PCG_1.0 HiC_scaffold_449, whole genome shotgun sequence genomic DNA contains:
- the LOC125918105 gene encoding solute carrier family 22 member 3-like isoform X1, with the protein MLDLTQAVLNLGFLAGAFTLGYAADRYGRIVIYLISCFGVGVTGVVVAFAPNFPVFVTFRFLQGVFGKGTWMTCYVIVTEIVGSKQRRIVGIVVQMFFTLGIIILPGIAYFIPSWQGIQLAITLPSFLFLLYYWVVPESPRWLITRKKGDKALKILRNIAKCNGKYLSPNYSEHSVSIEHSERKQALLVLLSPPQPPRTWSEIFGFLPFSFTLMFGNKQEPPCLQRFQLTSCHWIVMMYLGVYRLYNVW; encoded by the exons ATGCTGGACCTCACACAAGCCGTCCTAAACCTGGGCTTCCTGGCCGGAGCCTTCACCTTGGGTTATGCGGCGGACAG gtACGGCAGGATAGTCATTTACCTAATATCCTGCTTCGGTGTTGGCGTCACCGGTGTTGTGGTGGCGTTCGCACCAAATTTCCCCGTGTTTGTGACCTTCCGCTTCCTACAAGGTGTGTTTGGAAAGGGCACGTGGATGACCTGCTACGTGATCG taACAGAAATAGTAGGTTCAAAGCAAAGGAGAATTGTGGGGATAGTAGTCCAAATGTTCTTCACCCTTGGAATCATAATTCTCCCTGGAATTGCCTACTTTATCCCCAGTTGGCAAGGGATCCAGCTAGCCATAACGCTGCccagctttctcttcctcctttattACTG GGTGGTTCCTGAATCTCCTCGCTGGCTGATTACTCGGAAGAAAGGagataaagcattaaaaattctGAGGAACATTGCCAAATGCAATGGGAAGTATCTCTCACCAAATTACTCAGAG cACTCAGTTTCGATAGAACATTCTGAGAGAAAACAGGCTTTGTTGGTATTATTatcacctccccagccccccagaaCTTGGTCGGAGATATTTGGATTTCTACCTTTTTCCTTCACTCTTATGTTTGGCAACAAGCAGGAGCCTCCATGTTTACAAAGGTTTCAGTTGACCAGTTGTCACTGGATTGTGATGATGTA
- the LOC125918105 gene encoding solute carrier family 22 member 3-like isoform X2 produces MLDLTQAVLNLGFLAGAFTLGYAADRYGRIVIYLISCFGVGVTGVVVAFAPNFPVFVTFRFLQGVFGKGTWMTCYVIVTEIVGSKQRRIVGIVVQMFFTLGIIILPGIAYFIPSWQGIQLAITLPSFLFLLYYWVVPESPRWLITRKKGDKALKILRNIAKCNGKYLSPNYSEVISFITGNKYYSSE; encoded by the exons ATGCTGGACCTCACACAAGCCGTCCTAAACCTGGGCTTCCTGGCCGGAGCCTTCACCTTGGGTTATGCGGCGGACAG gtACGGCAGGATAGTCATTTACCTAATATCCTGCTTCGGTGTTGGCGTCACCGGTGTTGTGGTGGCGTTCGCACCAAATTTCCCCGTGTTTGTGACCTTCCGCTTCCTACAAGGTGTGTTTGGAAAGGGCACGTGGATGACCTGCTACGTGATCG taACAGAAATAGTAGGTTCAAAGCAAAGGAGAATTGTGGGGATAGTAGTCCAAATGTTCTTCACCCTTGGAATCATAATTCTCCCTGGAATTGCCTACTTTATCCCCAGTTGGCAAGGGATCCAGCTAGCCATAACGCTGCccagctttctcttcctcctttattACTG GGTGGTTCCTGAATCTCCTCGCTGGCTGATTACTCGGAAGAAAGGagataaagcattaaaaattctGAGGAACATTGCCAAATGCAATGGGAAGTATCTCTCACCAAATTACTCAGAGGTAATTTCATTTATTACTGGTAACAAATATTATTCAAGTGAGTGA